In the Desulforhopalus sp. genome, one interval contains:
- a CDS encoding SPASM domain-containing protein, translating into MEKKTPLTELARRRGARHGFWAKMGDRLFGGRRQFDCLQVEVSSRCLGRCSYCPHTVLFTRWQGRDMDMDTFGRLWPLMSRSVRVHLQGWGEPFLNRNFFAMADMARTAGCKVSTTTCGLGMDQDRAEKVVASGMDIVAFSLVGTDAASNAPRHGVDFDKVCQGIETLKEVRQRRKAAYPEIHIAYLLLASKAEAVAGLPTLMRRLGVSQAVVSTLDYLPEPGLQDEAFSLQDRAKTDKTAALLGATAKEAQRLGLGFHYQFPVAKSSINGCSENISRSVVVSADGSVAPCVFLNVSTATAGRESRIFGNVHLKAPLAIWEGAEYRHFRNRLIQGDPDVPCRSCRKRFVTDGGLEDSNE; encoded by the coding sequence ATGGAAAAGAAAACTCCCCTTACTGAGCTTGCCAGGCGGCGCGGCGCACGGCACGGGTTTTGGGCAAAGATGGGCGATCGGCTATTCGGCGGGAGGCGGCAGTTTGATTGCCTGCAGGTGGAGGTCAGCTCGCGTTGTCTGGGGCGATGCAGCTATTGCCCGCACACCGTACTGTTTACACGGTGGCAGGGGCGCGACATGGACATGGATACCTTTGGCCGTCTCTGGCCGTTGATGAGTCGCTCCGTCCGGGTGCACCTCCAGGGCTGGGGTGAACCTTTTCTCAATCGCAATTTTTTCGCCATGGCCGACATGGCGCGGACGGCCGGGTGTAAGGTATCCACCACCACCTGTGGTCTTGGCATGGACCAGGACCGGGCAGAGAAGGTTGTCGCAAGCGGCATGGATATCGTGGCGTTTTCATTGGTGGGCACCGATGCCGCCAGCAATGCCCCACGCCACGGCGTCGATTTTGACAAGGTCTGCCAGGGCATTGAAACCCTCAAGGAGGTGCGTCAGCGGCGCAAAGCGGCGTATCCGGAGATTCATATCGCCTATCTCCTCCTTGCCTCCAAGGCTGAGGCGGTGGCCGGACTGCCAACACTTATGCGGCGCCTGGGAGTCAGCCAGGCGGTGGTTTCAACCCTTGATTATCTCCCCGAACCAGGGCTTCAGGACGAGGCCTTTTCCCTTCAAGACAGGGCAAAAACCGATAAAACAGCGGCCCTTCTCGGTGCGACGGCTAAAGAGGCGCAGCGCCTTGGTCTGGGTTTTCATTATCAGTTTCCTGTTGCCAAGTCTTCCATCAACGGCTGTAGCGAGAATATTAGCCGGTCGGTAGTTGTTTCCGCCGACGGGTCGGTGGCCCCTTGCGTCTTTCTTAATGTATCGACGGCGACCGCCGGTCGGGAATCCCGGATCTTTGGCAACGTCCATCTCAAGGCCCCACTGGCAATATGGGAAGGTGCCGAATACCGCCACTTCCGCAATCGCCTGATCCAGGGCGATCCTGATGTTCCCTGCCGGTCCTGCCGGAAGCGCTTTGTCACGGATGGGGGGCTAGAGGATTCCAACGAGTAG
- a CDS encoding TRAP transporter small permease, which yields MKILNHLEEIFISFLMAGAVAIIFAAVVHRYLAGLPIPVVQDVLLGMNFGWAQELCIIMFVWMAKFGAAYGVRTGIHVGVDVLINQMQPKLRNKFIVFGLLSGATFTAIVGVLGYRFIWENGMHHAVFSLLGLDTGVLPEGPTTPDLEWPTWLVYSAVPFGSTLMCFRFLQVMVNFLKTHELPHHDHSHVDGVDADAVESLTERIVVREVLKDDQARKEDKQ from the coding sequence ATGAAAATTCTTAATCATCTTGAGGAAATATTTATTTCCTTCCTTATGGCGGGGGCGGTGGCAATCATCTTTGCGGCGGTCGTCCATCGTTATTTGGCCGGCCTGCCGATTCCTGTCGTGCAGGATGTGCTGCTCGGCATGAATTTTGGCTGGGCCCAGGAACTGTGCATTATCATGTTCGTCTGGATGGCCAAGTTCGGTGCCGCCTACGGCGTGCGCACCGGCATCCATGTCGGGGTTGATGTGCTGATCAATCAGATGCAACCGAAATTGCGCAACAAATTTATCGTCTTCGGCCTGCTGTCCGGCGCCACCTTTACGGCAATCGTCGGCGTTCTCGGCTACCGCTTCATCTGGGAAAACGGCATGCACCATGCGGTGTTCTCCCTGCTTGGCCTGGATACCGGTGTCCTGCCCGAGGGCCCAACCACCCCCGATCTCGAATGGCCTACCTGGCTGGTTTACAGCGCCGTACCCTTCGGCTCCACCCTCATGTGTTTCCGTTTTCTCCAGGTTATGGTCAATTTCCTGAAGACCCATGAGCTCCCCCACCACGATCACAGCCATGTCGACGGTGTCGATGCCGATGCCGTTGAATCACTGACTGAGCGGATTGTGGTACGGGAAGTCCTTAAAGATGATCAGGCCCGCAAGGAGGATAAACAATGA
- a CDS encoding response regulator: MADKKWFETLSIPQGQRCRLSGQAAQTSFIMGVAMFFGILFWVLDSYFEYTFFHENLSFLLLEGPESLMDSMLFKVPLHSLFVRGSFLVAALLGGMMTAVFLHSKTKSDTALRVSEGRYRNIFETARDAIVVCTSEAGGLVDVNRFACELYGYNREEMLAMNFRDLVADPDKHIVTSKGIENWIPLQYHRKKSNEVFPAEVSVSTNTWHQLDVCTVVIRDISERTRAENEKQLLEAQLHRAQKMEALGTLAGGVAHDLNNILSALVGYPDLLLMDLPEESPLRKPIMTIKKSGQKAAEIVQDLLTLARRGVTITQVVNLNTVVNEYFQSLEFSRLKSLYPEISFEVSLDAGLFNILGSSVHLSKAIMNLVANAMEAIAGCGKITISTTNTYVDMPFRGYEDVREGDYVRFHITDTGSGISAVDLPRIFEPFYTKKVMGKSGTGLGMAVIWGTVKDHNGYIDLRSIAGKGTAVDLYFPICREKPGEQKEVLTSTVSGGAETILVVDDIEEQREIISHMLTHLGYRVTCVAGGKEALAYLQEHSADLLILDMIMDPGIDGLTTYQLVKQHKPKQKAIISSGFSETSRVREALQLGAGVYLKKPYVMEDLAKAVRMELDKEPVL; encoded by the coding sequence ATGGCTGACAAAAAATGGTTCGAAACCCTCTCCATACCGCAAGGGCAAAGGTGTCGTTTGAGCGGCCAAGCTGCTCAAACCAGCTTTATCATGGGGGTTGCCATGTTTTTTGGGATCCTGTTCTGGGTGCTTGACAGCTATTTCGAATACACCTTCTTCCATGAGAATCTCAGCTTTCTGCTGCTCGAAGGGCCGGAGAGCTTAATGGATTCAATGCTTTTCAAGGTACCTCTACACTCGCTGTTTGTCCGGGGGTCGTTTCTGGTCGCCGCTCTTCTCGGCGGGATGATGACGGCGGTCTTTCTTCACAGCAAGACGAAAAGTGACACCGCCTTGCGAGTCAGCGAGGGAAGATACCGGAATATCTTTGAAACCGCCCGGGATGCCATCGTTGTTTGCACTTCGGAAGCCGGTGGGTTGGTTGATGTCAACCGCTTTGCCTGCGAACTTTACGGCTACAACCGGGAGGAGATGCTGGCAATGAATTTCCGGGATCTGGTCGCCGATCCTGACAAACACATCGTCACTTCCAAGGGTATTGAGAACTGGATTCCCCTGCAATATCACCGTAAAAAAAGCAATGAGGTCTTTCCGGCCGAGGTGTCCGTCAGTACCAATACCTGGCACCAACTTGATGTCTGCACCGTTGTTATCCGCGATATCTCGGAGAGAACCAGGGCGGAAAACGAAAAGCAGCTCCTCGAAGCGCAGCTGCATCGAGCACAAAAAATGGAGGCATTGGGCACACTCGCGGGAGGGGTGGCACACGACCTGAACAATATTCTCTCGGCTCTAGTCGGCTACCCGGATCTGTTGTTGATGGATCTTCCCGAGGAAAGCCCGCTGCGCAAGCCGATCATGACCATCAAGAAATCCGGGCAAAAGGCGGCGGAGATTGTCCAGGATCTTTTGACTCTGGCCAGAAGAGGCGTAACCATCACCCAGGTCGTCAACCTCAATACGGTGGTCAATGAATATTTCCAAAGCCTCGAATTCAGCAGATTAAAATCGCTCTATCCGGAAATTTCCTTTGAGGTAAGCCTTGATGCCGGCTTGTTCAATATCCTCGGTTCATCCGTGCACCTGTCGAAGGCGATCATGAACCTGGTGGCAAACGCCATGGAGGCGATTGCCGGTTGTGGTAAGATTACCATTTCGACCACCAACACCTATGTTGACATGCCGTTCAGGGGCTATGAGGATGTCCGGGAAGGGGACTATGTGCGGTTTCATATTACCGATACCGGATCGGGCATCTCGGCAGTCGATCTGCCGCGGATTTTCGAACCTTTTTATACCAAAAAAGTCATGGGTAAAAGCGGTACCGGCCTTGGAATGGCAGTTATCTGGGGTACGGTCAAGGATCACAACGGCTATATCGACCTGCGAAGCATAGCGGGAAAAGGAACTGCCGTTGATCTGTATTTCCCAATCTGCAGGGAGAAACCCGGTGAGCAAAAGGAGGTCCTTACGTCTACCGTTTCTGGAGGAGCGGAGACGATTCTGGTGGTCGATGACATCGAAGAACAGCGGGAGATCATTAGCCACATGCTGACACATCTTGGCTATCGAGTGACCTGCGTTGCTGGTGGTAAAGAAGCTCTCGCCTATCTGCAGGAGCACTCAGCTGATCTGTTGATCCTCGATATGATCATGGACCCGGGGATCGATGGTCTGACGACCTATCAGCTTGTAAAGCAGCACAAACCCAAGCAAAAGGCTATCATTTCCAGCGGCTTCTCCGAGACCAGCAGAGTGCGGGAGGCCCTGCAACTTGGCGCAGGGGTCTATCTGAAGAAACCCTATGTCATGGAGGATTTGGCAAAAGCGGTGCGGATGGAACTGGACAAAGAACCCGTATTGTAG
- a CDS encoding TRAP transporter substrate-binding protein produces MFQTMTKALGILTISTALLATPVFAEPISIKFSHVVAVDTPKGQAAEFFKKRAEELTQGKVKIEVYPNSQLYKDKEEMEALQLGAVQMLAPSLAKFGPLGAKEFEVFDLPFIFNNYDDLHKITKGPVGQSLLAKLEPKGIKGLAYWDNGFKSFSANTPIKTPEDLKGKKLRIQSSKVLEAQMQAIKSIPQVMPFSEVYQALQTGVVDGTENPISNFYTQKMHEVQKFLTITDHGYLGYAVIVNKKFWEELPADVRGQLETAMKESTDYANNIAKAKNDEDLAAVKASGKTEVTVLNDAQRAAFKAAMVSVHDKMADRIGKETIDAVYQAVGFKK; encoded by the coding sequence ATGTTTCAGACAATGACAAAGGCATTGGGGATCTTGACGATTTCAACGGCTCTTTTAGCCACCCCGGTGTTTGCCGAACCGATCTCCATCAAGTTCAGCCATGTTGTAGCGGTTGACACCCCGAAGGGCCAGGCGGCCGAGTTCTTCAAGAAACGGGCGGAAGAGCTGACCCAGGGCAAGGTAAAGATCGAGGTCTATCCGAACAGCCAACTCTATAAGGATAAGGAAGAAATGGAGGCGCTGCAGCTCGGTGCCGTGCAGATGCTCGCCCCGTCGCTTGCCAAGTTCGGCCCTCTGGGCGCCAAGGAGTTCGAGGTCTTCGACCTGCCCTTTATTTTCAATAACTACGACGATCTGCATAAAATCACCAAGGGCCCGGTTGGCCAGAGCCTTCTCGCCAAACTCGAACCCAAAGGGATAAAAGGTCTTGCTTACTGGGACAACGGCTTCAAGTCGTTTTCCGCCAATACCCCGATCAAAACCCCGGAAGATCTGAAAGGCAAAAAACTGCGCATCCAATCGTCCAAGGTCCTTGAGGCCCAGATGCAGGCCATCAAGTCCATTCCCCAGGTAATGCCGTTCTCCGAGGTATATCAAGCCCTGCAGACCGGCGTTGTCGACGGTACCGAGAACCCGATCTCCAATTTCTACACCCAGAAGATGCATGAGGTACAAAAGTTCCTGACCATTACCGACCACGGCTACCTGGGCTATGCGGTCATCGTCAACAAGAAATTCTGGGAAGAGCTGCCGGCCGATGTCCGTGGCCAGCTGGAAACCGCCATGAAGGAATCCACCGACTACGCCAACAACATCGCCAAGGCGAAAAATGATGAGGATCTGGCAGCGGTCAAGGCCTCCGGCAAGACCGAGGTCACTGTCCTGAACGATGCCCAGCGCGCCGCCTTCAAAGCGGCCATGGTATCGGTACACGACAAGATGGCCGACCGGATCGGTAAAGAGACCATTGATGCGGTTTACCAGGCGGTCGGTTTCAAGAAATAG
- a CDS encoding TRAP transporter large permease subunit: protein MSSIVIFGILLALMLTGMPISISLGLTVLTFLFTMTQVPLESVALKLFSGIEKFEIMAIPFFILAGNFLTHGGVARRMINFATSMVGHWHGGLALSGVLACALFAAVSGSSPATVVAIGAILIPGMVKAGFPMKFGAGVIATSGALGILIPPSIVMVMYSIATNTSVGALFMAGVIPGIVMASMLGGTTWYRARKFNYPRQPKASWGERWRTFRESVWGLMLIIVVMGGIYSGVFTPTEAAAMSAVYSFFVAVFIYKDMSLKGVPKVLLNSANMSAMLLYIITNAVMFSFILANENIPQELTNWLLDMGLGHIAFLLAVNVLLLMAGNFMEPSSIMLIFAPIVFPVAVKLGVDPVHLGILMVVNMEVGMCHPPVGLNLYVASGLTKMGITELTVAVWPWLLTMLTFLGIVTYWPMLSIWLPKTLGMM from the coding sequence ATGAGTTCAATAGTCATCTTTGGAATTCTGCTGGCCCTGATGCTGACCGGCATGCCGATCTCCATCTCCCTTGGTTTGACGGTTCTGACCTTCCTCTTTACCATGACCCAGGTGCCGCTTGAATCGGTGGCCCTGAAGCTCTTTTCCGGGATTGAGAAGTTTGAGATTATGGCCATCCCCTTCTTTATCCTGGCCGGTAACTTTCTCACCCACGGCGGCGTCGCCCGGCGGATGATCAATTTCGCCACCTCCATGGTCGGTCACTGGCATGGCGGCCTGGCCCTTTCCGGCGTTCTTGCCTGCGCCCTCTTTGCCGCCGTATCCGGCTCTTCGCCGGCAACCGTTGTCGCCATCGGCGCCATCCTCATTCCGGGCATGGTCAAGGCCGGGTTCCCGATGAAGTTCGGGGCCGGCGTTATCGCCACCTCGGGGGCGCTGGGGATTCTCATCCCGCCGTCCATCGTCATGGTTATGTACTCCATCGCCACCAACACCTCGGTGGGCGCCCTGTTCATGGCCGGCGTTATTCCGGGTATCGTTATGGCCTCCATGCTCGGCGGCACGACCTGGTACCGGGCCCGCAAATTCAACTACCCCCGGCAGCCCAAGGCATCGTGGGGTGAGCGTTGGCGGACCTTCCGCGAGTCGGTCTGGGGCCTGATGCTGATCATCGTCGTTATGGGTGGTATCTATAGCGGGGTATTCACTCCGACGGAGGCCGCGGCGATGAGTGCCGTGTACTCCTTCTTTGTTGCGGTATTCATCTATAAGGACATGAGCCTGAAAGGTGTGCCGAAGGTCCTCCTTAACTCGGCCAACATGTCGGCGATGCTGCTCTATATCATCACCAACGCTGTCATGTTCTCCTTTATCCTCGCCAACGAGAATATCCCCCAGGAGCTGACCAACTGGCTGCTGGATATGGGCCTTGGCCATATCGCCTTCCTCCTTGCCGTCAACGTCCTCCTGCTTATGGCCGGCAATTTCATGGAGCCGTCGTCGATCATGCTGATCTTCGCCCCCATCGTCTTTCCGGTGGCGGTCAAACTGGGCGTCGACCCGGTGCATCTCGGCATCCTCATGGTCGTCAACATGGAGGTCGGCATGTGTCATCCGCCCGTTGGTTTGAACCTCTATGTCGCCTCGGGGCTCACCAAGATGGGTATTACCGAACTGACCGTCGCCGTCTGGCCGTGGCTCCTGACTATGCTGACTTTCCTCGGCATCGTCACCTACTGGCCGATGTTGTCGATCTGGTTACCCAAGACACTCGGCATGATGTAG